In one Cellulomonas sp. JZ18 genomic region, the following are encoded:
- the trxA gene encoding thioredoxin, translating to MSTIDVTDDTFEAEVLRSDVPVVVDFWAPWCGPCRMVSPVLEELSEDYAGRVRVVKVNADENPRLSQDYQVQSIPLIAFFAGGELEKTVVGARPKAVLKEAVEELLAQQS from the coding sequence ATGAGCACGATCGACGTCACCGACGACACCTTCGAGGCGGAGGTCCTGCGCAGCGACGTCCCGGTCGTCGTCGACTTCTGGGCGCCGTGGTGCGGCCCGTGCCGCATGGTGTCGCCGGTGCTCGAGGAGCTGTCGGAGGACTACGCGGGCCGGGTGCGCGTGGTGAAGGTGAACGCCGACGAGAACCCGCGCCTGAGCCAGGACTACCAGGTGCAGTCGATCCCGCTGATCGCGTTCTTCGCCGGCGGGGAGCTCGAGAAGACGGTCGTCGGCGCCCGCCCCAAGGCGGTCCTCAAGGAGGCGGTCGAGGAGCTGCTCGCCCAGCAGTCCTGA
- a CDS encoding SpoIIE family protein phosphatase, which translates to MSGGDGQPLPHVLDDVLTGDLARRVLEDETLAIVLTDPSLPDEPVVWTNEAFTRLTGWAPHEARGRNCRFLQTPRTDPAAVARLRAALAAGQDHVELLLNARKDGSEFWNQLVVTHLRDAEGRVTHRVGVQVDVTARAVGDAARDTELVRARQTGERLALLAAVTDELTRHLEYGHAVDALAEVVVPRMATWGFVAVTNERGRFERVHVVTTDPARAREAAELAHEGPEWLVQSSRVQQALTSAPDHVADAFPVDVDSLPGRTTPRQLALLSALGLGSALVVPLRARSRVIGVLCLVHERPDGFDQDAVVTAAHLSSRAGIVLENVRLYLAERDAALTLQHSLLPVLGDVAGLDVAASYLPSGRRAEVGGDWFEAFALPDGAVGLAVGDVVGHDLRAAASMGQLRSLLRAAVWSGDEPGPALARLDDLVRGLELADLATCVQVRWERTDAGAHLTWASAGHPPAVLRLPDGEVVELTGGSTTPVGLAGPGRGTQASATFPPGSTLVLYSDGLVERRDRTLREGVAALRDALAATPSGASAEQVRDALVGALVGRHQEDDVCLLVVRDG; encoded by the coding sequence GTGAGCGGGGGCGACGGGCAGCCGCTGCCGCACGTCCTCGACGACGTGCTCACGGGCGACCTGGCGCGTCGCGTGCTCGAGGACGAGACCCTCGCGATCGTGCTGACCGACCCGTCGCTGCCCGACGAGCCGGTGGTGTGGACCAACGAGGCGTTCACGCGGCTCACGGGCTGGGCGCCGCACGAGGCGCGCGGGCGCAACTGCCGCTTCCTGCAGACGCCGCGCACCGACCCCGCGGCCGTCGCCCGCCTGCGGGCCGCGCTCGCCGCCGGCCAGGACCACGTGGAGCTGCTGCTCAACGCGCGCAAGGACGGCTCGGAGTTCTGGAACCAGCTCGTCGTCACGCACCTGCGCGACGCCGAGGGGCGCGTCACGCACCGGGTCGGCGTGCAGGTCGACGTCACGGCGCGCGCGGTCGGCGACGCCGCGCGGGACACCGAGCTGGTCCGGGCCCGGCAGACCGGTGAGCGGCTGGCGCTGCTCGCGGCCGTGACGGACGAGCTCACGCGGCACCTGGAGTACGGGCACGCGGTCGACGCCCTCGCCGAGGTCGTGGTCCCGCGGATGGCGACCTGGGGCTTCGTCGCGGTGACGAACGAGCGCGGCCGGTTCGAGCGCGTGCACGTCGTCACGACGGACCCGGCGCGCGCACGGGAGGCGGCGGAGCTCGCGCACGAGGGGCCCGAGTGGCTGGTGCAGTCGTCGCGCGTGCAGCAGGCGCTCACGTCCGCCCCGGACCACGTCGCCGACGCGTTCCCCGTGGACGTCGACTCCCTCCCGGGGCGCACGACGCCCCGCCAGCTCGCGCTGCTGAGCGCCCTGGGGCTCGGTTCCGCGCTCGTGGTGCCGCTGCGCGCCCGGTCGCGCGTGATCGGGGTGCTGTGCCTGGTGCACGAGCGTCCGGACGGCTTCGACCAGGACGCCGTCGTCACGGCGGCGCACCTCAGCAGCCGCGCCGGGATCGTGCTGGAGAACGTGCGCCTCTACCTGGCCGAGCGCGACGCCGCGCTGACCCTGCAGCACAGCCTCCTGCCGGTGCTCGGCGACGTGGCGGGGCTCGACGTCGCGGCGTCGTACCTGCCGTCGGGGCGACGGGCCGAGGTCGGCGGGGACTGGTTCGAGGCGTTCGCCCTGCCCGACGGCGCCGTCGGCCTGGCGGTCGGCGACGTGGTGGGGCACGACCTGCGGGCGGCGGCGTCCATGGGTCAGCTGCGCTCGCTCCTGCGCGCCGCCGTGTGGAGCGGCGACGAGCCGGGGCCCGCGCTCGCGCGCCTCGACGACCTCGTGCGCGGCCTCGAGCTCGCCGACCTCGCGACGTGCGTCCAGGTGCGCTGGGAGCGCACGGACGCCGGTGCGCACCTCACCTGGGCCAGCGCGGGGCACCCGCCGGCGGTGCTGCGGCTGCCGGACGGCGAGGTCGTCGAGCTCACCGGCGGCAGCACCACCCCCGTCGGGCTGGCGGGGCCCGGCCGCGGCACGCAGGCCTCGGCGACGTTCCCGCCGGGGTCGACGCTCGTGCTCTACAGCGACGGCCTCGTCGAGCGGCGCGACCGCACGCTGCGGGAGGGCGTCGCCGCCCTGCGGGACGCGCTCGCCGCGACCCCCTCGGGGGCGAGCGCGGAGCAGGTGCGCGACGCCCTCGTGGGCGCGCTCGTCGGCCGCCACCAGGAGGACGACGTGTGCCTGCTCGTCGTCCGCGACGGCTGA
- a CDS encoding MFS transporter: MQVISDLRALWPLRGFRRLFAVRLVSQTSDGMFQVGLATLFFFSPENASTATGVAAAFAVLLLPFTIVGPWAGVLLDRWRRRQVLLWGNLVRVALTLTIAVVMLTSGVTPAVYVLALVTLSVNRFLLAALSASLPKVVDGPLLLTANSLTPTLGAAAAGAGGALGFVLGFVLPAGRLRDAISLLVAAAVMAVASGLATRLRPDELGPDQRADRSDVRAALVELARGLVAGARWLVARRTPAQALGIMALHRFCYGAVFIASILISRNLLSDPADVDAGLRTFGTVLAVSGVGFALAVVLTPVLSPRTGPHRWIVLCLGLAVVTQLLLAVTVARWAVLAGALALGLAAQGAKIAVDTIVQRDTVDAYRGRAFSLYDVLYNAAFVGAAALAAVTLPDSGWSRPVFVALAAVYAAGAVLYAVAPHVPEEVDAPAARAARA, from the coding sequence GTGCAGGTGATCTCCGACCTCCGGGCGCTCTGGCCGCTGCGCGGCTTCCGGCGCCTGTTCGCCGTCCGTCTGGTGAGCCAGACGTCCGACGGCATGTTCCAGGTCGGGCTCGCGACGCTGTTCTTCTTCTCCCCCGAGAACGCGAGCACCGCCACGGGCGTCGCCGCGGCGTTCGCGGTGCTGCTGCTGCCGTTCACGATCGTCGGCCCCTGGGCGGGCGTGCTGCTGGACCGGTGGCGGCGGCGTCAGGTGCTGCTGTGGGGCAACCTCGTGCGGGTCGCGCTGACGCTGACGATCGCCGTGGTGATGCTCACCAGCGGGGTGACGCCGGCGGTGTACGTGCTGGCGCTCGTCACGCTGTCGGTCAACCGGTTCCTGCTCGCCGCGCTGTCGGCGTCGCTGCCGAAGGTCGTCGACGGGCCCCTGCTGCTCACGGCCAACTCCCTGACCCCGACGCTCGGCGCCGCGGCCGCCGGTGCCGGCGGCGCCCTCGGGTTCGTCCTCGGGTTCGTCCTGCCGGCGGGGCGGCTGCGCGACGCGATCTCGCTGCTCGTGGCCGCCGCGGTCATGGCGGTCGCGTCGGGGCTCGCGACGCGCCTGCGACCCGACGAGCTCGGCCCGGACCAGCGCGCCGACCGCTCGGACGTCCGGGCGGCCCTCGTGGAGCTCGCGCGCGGGCTCGTCGCCGGCGCGCGCTGGCTCGTGGCCCGCCGCACGCCCGCGCAGGCCCTCGGCATCATGGCGCTGCACCGGTTCTGCTACGGCGCGGTGTTCATCGCCAGCATCCTCATCTCGCGCAACCTGCTGTCCGACCCGGCCGACGTCGACGCGGGCCTGCGCACGTTCGGCACCGTGCTCGCCGTCAGCGGCGTGGGCTTCGCCCTCGCGGTCGTGCTGACCCCCGTGCTCAGCCCCCGCACGGGGCCGCACCGCTGGATCGTGCTGTGCCTGGGGCTCGCGGTGGTCACCCAGCTGCTGCTGGCCGTGACCGTCGCGCGGTGGGCCGTGCTCGCCGGGGCGCTCGCGCTGGGCCTCGCGGCGCAGGGCGCCAAGATCGCCGTCGACACGATCGTCCAGCGCGACACCGTCGACGCGTACCGCGGGCGGGCCTTCTCGCTGTACGACGTCCTCTACAACGCGGCGTTCGTCGGGGCGGCCGCACTGGCCGCCGTCACGCTGCCCGACAGCGGCTGGTCGCGGCCGGTGTTCGTCGCGCTGGCCGCGGTGTACGCGGCGGGTGCGGTCCTCTACGCCGTGGCGCCGCACGTGCCCGAGGAGGTCGACGCCCCCGCGGCACGGGCGGCACGGGCGTGA
- a CDS encoding protein kinase family protein: MAEVGRGTVLAGRYRVLEPLPSDLDGVSVWRAVDQILDRPVRVRVLQSGDVAPALDAARRAALVTDARLVRVLDVGMHEGVGYVVTEQIVGASLGQLVEQGPLTADQARAVVGEAAAALEVARRRGVHHLALRPSVVHVSADGRVLLSGLAIDAALAGRAHGDAVATSRTDAVDLVRLLYTGLTGRWPLDPESAAGAAPGLPAAPVLDGVPVAPAELAPGVPNDLDTLCAVTLGTYGDGPHTPGELVHELEPWGEIRVGRAADATPAAPGVVAAPAGATSDVEAETAPVRVPRQSVRTVFDEAPPGVVRPGTPPPAAPARMSGLPGARVERTSALPAAGVGAAAATSPPTLPAALPPVGGGATPPPVPPPGRQDDDAWDGAWDGGDDDPFPFEQDEPQERRRVGAAGVVLVLVGVAVLVGLVLAARALFTLPDTSGGGTPAAEQSATPTPADTAGGETAAPPAQPPAAGPPVVIGIRSLDASDADGEHEEAVSRAIDGDPATFWFSQTYNRPDFAGLKEGVGLELRLAAPASVSGVTLLVNGTGGNVEVRATSGDAPTQGEVLAAAPMGPQTALTFAAPVETDVLTVWFTELPTMPDGRFRIELTELTVQ, translated from the coding sequence GTGGCGGAGGTCGGCCGGGGGACGGTGCTGGCGGGGCGCTACCGCGTCCTCGAACCCCTCCCGTCGGACCTCGACGGCGTGTCCGTCTGGCGCGCCGTCGACCAGATCCTCGACCGACCCGTGCGCGTGCGCGTCCTGCAGTCCGGGGACGTCGCGCCCGCGCTCGACGCCGCCCGGCGTGCCGCGCTCGTCACGGACGCGCGCCTCGTGCGCGTGCTCGACGTCGGCATGCACGAGGGCGTCGGCTACGTCGTCACCGAGCAGATCGTCGGCGCGTCCCTCGGGCAGCTCGTCGAGCAGGGTCCCCTGACTGCCGACCAGGCGCGAGCCGTCGTCGGCGAGGCGGCCGCCGCGCTCGAGGTGGCGCGGCGGCGGGGCGTGCACCACCTCGCGCTGCGGCCCTCGGTCGTGCACGTGTCCGCCGACGGGCGGGTGCTGCTCTCCGGCCTCGCGATCGACGCGGCGCTCGCCGGTCGCGCCCACGGCGACGCGGTCGCCACCAGCCGCACCGACGCCGTCGACCTCGTGCGCCTGCTGTACACGGGCCTCACCGGGCGCTGGCCGCTCGACCCGGAGAGCGCCGCGGGCGCGGCCCCCGGTCTGCCGGCCGCACCCGTCCTCGACGGCGTCCCCGTCGCACCGGCCGAGCTCGCGCCCGGCGTCCCGAACGACCTCGACACCCTCTGCGCGGTCACCCTCGGCACGTACGGCGACGGGCCGCACACCCCCGGGGAGCTCGTGCACGAGCTCGAGCCGTGGGGCGAGATCCGCGTCGGCCGCGCCGCCGACGCGACGCCGGCCGCACCGGGCGTGGTCGCTGCCCCGGCGGGCGCGACGTCCGACGTCGAGGCCGAGACGGCACCGGTGCGCGTCCCCCGGCAGTCGGTCCGCACGGTCTTCGACGAGGCGCCGCCGGGGGTCGTCCGCCCCGGTACCCCGCCCCCGGCCGCTCCGGCACGCATGAGCGGGCTGCCGGGCGCCCGCGTCGAGCGCACGAGCGCGCTGCCCGCCGCGGGCGTCGGCGCCGCTGCCGCCACCTCGCCACCGACGCTGCCCGCCGCCCTGCCCCCGGTGGGTGGCGGTGCCACGCCGCCGCCGGTGCCGCCGCCGGGACGGCAGGACGACGACGCGTGGGACGGTGCCTGGGACGGCGGCGACGACGACCCGTTCCCCTTCGAGCAGGACGAGCCCCAGGAGCGCCGTCGCGTCGGTGCCGCCGGTGTCGTCCTCGTGCTCGTCGGTGTCGCCGTGCTGGTCGGCCTCGTCCTCGCGGCGCGTGCCCTGTTCACCCTGCCGGACACCTCCGGCGGCGGGACACCCGCGGCGGAGCAGTCCGCCACGCCGACACCGGCGGACACCGCCGGCGGCGAGACCGCGGCGCCCCCCGCGCAGCCTCCCGCCGCGGGTCCGCCCGTGGTGATCGGCATCCGGTCGCTCGACGCCTCCGACGCCGACGGCGAGCACGAGGAGGCGGTCAGTCGCGCGATCGACGGCGACCCGGCGACGTTCTGGTTCTCCCAGACGTACAACCGTCCCGACTTCGCGGGCCTGAAGGAGGGCGTGGGCCTCGAGCTGCGCCTCGCGGCGCCCGCGAGCGTGAGCGGGGTGACGCTGCTGGTCAACGGCACGGGAGGCAACGTCGAGGTCCGTGCGACCAGCGGCGACGCCCCGACGCAGGGCGAGGTGCTGGCCGCCGCACCGATGGGGCCGCAGACGGCGCTCACCTTCGCGGCGCCCGTCGAGACGGACGTCCTGACCGTGTGGTTCACCGAGCTGCCGACGATGCCCGACGGCCGCTTCCGGATCGAGCTGACGGAGCTCACCGTCCAGTGA
- a CDS encoding DUF6049 family protein — translation MVAAADARRAGLELAPTSTQNIISARGEVRFSVRNALPADASVRVLTTPRKACLRAEPSATVVVPAGGEATVPVAVHATANCEVQVEAVLTSADGTALSAPVTFLARATPTIESVGTAVVGVLLAIGLVLGIVRTVRRGQSARRGARRVREEEGTRPLPVLGGTPEGDR, via the coding sequence GTGGTCGCGGCCGCGGACGCCCGGCGCGCGGGTCTCGAGCTCGCACCGACCAGCACGCAGAACATCATCAGCGCACGCGGCGAGGTGCGGTTCTCGGTGCGGAACGCGCTGCCGGCGGACGCGTCCGTGCGGGTGCTGACCACGCCGCGCAAGGCGTGCCTGCGCGCCGAGCCGAGCGCGACCGTCGTCGTGCCGGCCGGCGGCGAGGCCACCGTGCCCGTGGCCGTGCACGCGACCGCCAACTGCGAGGTGCAGGTCGAGGCCGTGCTGACCAGCGCCGACGGCACCGCCCTGTCCGCGCCGGTCACCTTCCTGGCCCGCGCGACGCCGACCATCGAGTCGGTCGGCACGGCGGTCGTCGGCGTGCTGCTGGCGATCGGCCTCGTGCTCGGCATCGTGCGGACCGTGCGACGCGGGCAGAGCGCGCGGCGCGGGGCGCGGCGCGTGCGCGAGGAGGAGGGCACCCGGCCGCTGCCGGTGCTCGGCGGCACGCCGGAGGGAGACAGGTGA
- the trxB gene encoding thioredoxin-disulfide reductase: MTVQNPAAQPGTPADDVRDVVIVGSGPAGYTAAVYAARAGLAPVVVAGSVTAGGALMNTTEVENFPGFPDGVQGPELMDDMRKQAEKFGATVLWDDATELELTGDVKVVTTGSGDVFRARTVILATGSAYRELGLEDEKRLSGRGVSWCATCDGFFFRDQPIVVVGGGDSAVEEATFLTRFGSKVTMVHRRDQLRASKIMAQRAFDNPKIEFEWNAEVVAIHGEQKVTGVTLRDTRTGETRELEAGGLFVAIGHVPRSDLLVGQVDLDENGYVQVAGRTTATNLPGVFACGDLVDHTYRQAITAAGSGCSAALDAQHYLAGLAYTSDVENPVVPAEASAPVPEVQA; the protein is encoded by the coding sequence GTGACCGTTCAGAACCCCGCCGCGCAGCCCGGCACCCCGGCCGACGACGTCCGCGACGTCGTCATCGTCGGCTCCGGACCCGCGGGGTACACCGCCGCCGTCTACGCCGCGCGCGCCGGGCTCGCGCCCGTCGTCGTCGCCGGCTCCGTCACCGCGGGCGGCGCGCTCATGAACACCACCGAGGTCGAGAACTTCCCCGGTTTCCCCGACGGCGTCCAGGGCCCCGAGCTGATGGACGACATGCGCAAGCAGGCGGAGAAGTTCGGTGCCACGGTCCTGTGGGACGACGCGACCGAGCTCGAGCTGACCGGCGACGTCAAGGTCGTCACCACCGGCAGCGGTGACGTCTTCCGCGCGCGCACGGTCATCCTCGCCACCGGTTCCGCGTACCGCGAGCTCGGGCTCGAGGACGAGAAGCGCCTGTCCGGCCGCGGCGTGTCCTGGTGCGCCACCTGCGACGGCTTCTTCTTCCGCGACCAGCCGATCGTCGTCGTCGGCGGCGGCGACTCCGCCGTCGAGGAGGCCACGTTCCTCACGCGCTTCGGGTCGAAGGTCACGATGGTGCACCGCCGCGACCAGCTGCGGGCGTCGAAGATCATGGCCCAGCGTGCGTTCGACAACCCGAAGATCGAGTTCGAGTGGAACGCCGAGGTCGTCGCGATCCACGGCGAGCAGAAGGTCACCGGCGTGACCCTGCGCGACACCCGCACCGGCGAGACCCGCGAGCTCGAGGCGGGCGGCCTGTTCGTCGCCATCGGCCACGTGCCGCGCTCCGACCTGCTCGTCGGGCAGGTCGACCTGGACGAGAACGGCTACGTCCAGGTGGCCGGACGGACCACGGCGACGAACCTGCCCGGCGTCTTCGCGTGCGGCGACCTCGTCGACCACACGTACCGTCAGGCGATCACGGCCGCAGGCTCCGGCTGCTCGGCGGCCCTCGACGCCCAGCACTACCTCGCCGGCCTCGCCTACACGTCCGACGTGGAGAACCCCGTGGTCCCGGCCGAGGCGTCCGCTCCCGTCCCGGAGGTGCAGGCATGA
- a CDS encoding CCA tRNA nucleotidyltransferase, producing the protein MAPDAVPLGEAFRAAGHELALVGGPVRDAFLGRVSNDLDFATSATPDDAEPLLAAWGDAHWDVGRAFGTVGARRFAGRRGRGSQDVVVEVTTYRTDEYEASSRKPVVAFGDTLEGDLSRRDFTVNAMAVRVPDLAFVDPFGGLGDLARKVLRTPVDPRQSFDDDPLRMMRGARFVAQLGFRLDDEARTAIVEMADRIAIVSAERVRDELVKLLLAPHARAGLEVLVDTGLADHVLPELPALRLEIDEHHRHKDVYEHSLMVLEKAIALETGPDGAVPGPDLVLRLAALLHDIGKPRTRRFEPGGGVSFHHHEVVGAKMVAKRLKALRFDKQTVQDVARLTELHLRFHGYGDGEWTDSAVRRYVTDAGPLLERLHRLTRSDSTTRNQRKAARLSAAYDDLETRIARLREQEEIAAIRPDLDGTQIMAALGIAPGREVGEAYRYLLELRMERGPLGEDAAREELLRWWASRGA; encoded by the coding sequence ATGGCGCCGGACGCCGTGCCGCTGGGCGAGGCGTTCCGCGCCGCCGGGCACGAGCTCGCGCTGGTCGGCGGTCCCGTCCGCGACGCCTTCCTGGGGCGGGTGAGCAACGACCTCGACTTCGCGACCTCGGCGACGCCCGACGACGCCGAGCCCCTGCTCGCCGCGTGGGGGGACGCGCACTGGGACGTCGGCCGCGCGTTCGGCACGGTCGGCGCGCGCCGGTTCGCCGGGCGGCGCGGCCGGGGCTCGCAGGACGTCGTCGTCGAGGTGACGACCTACCGGACCGACGAGTACGAGGCGTCGTCGCGCAAGCCGGTGGTGGCGTTCGGCGACACGCTCGAGGGCGACCTCTCGCGCCGCGACTTCACGGTCAACGCGATGGCGGTGCGCGTGCCGGACCTCGCGTTCGTCGACCCCTTCGGCGGCCTGGGGGACCTGGCCCGGAAGGTGCTGCGCACGCCCGTGGACCCGCGGCAGTCCTTCGACGACGACCCGCTGCGGATGATGCGCGGCGCGCGCTTCGTCGCGCAGCTCGGCTTCCGGCTCGACGACGAGGCGCGCACCGCGATCGTCGAGATGGCGGACCGCATCGCGATCGTCTCCGCCGAGCGCGTGCGCGACGAGCTCGTGAAGCTGCTGCTGGCACCGCACGCGCGCGCCGGGCTCGAGGTCCTCGTCGACACCGGCCTCGCCGACCACGTGCTGCCCGAGCTGCCCGCCCTGCGCCTGGAGATCGACGAGCACCACCGCCACAAGGACGTGTACGAGCACTCGCTCATGGTCCTGGAGAAGGCGATCGCGCTGGAGACCGGTCCCGACGGCGCCGTCCCCGGCCCGGACCTCGTGCTGCGCCTCGCGGCGCTGCTGCACGACATCGGCAAGCCGCGCACGCGCCGGTTCGAGCCCGGTGGCGGCGTGAGCTTCCACCACCACGAGGTCGTCGGCGCGAAGATGGTCGCCAAGCGGCTCAAGGCGCTGCGGTTCGACAAGCAGACGGTGCAGGACGTCGCGCGGCTCACCGAGCTGCACCTGCGCTTCCACGGGTACGGCGACGGGGAGTGGACGGACTCCGCGGTGCGCCGCTACGTGACGGACGCGGGTCCGCTGCTCGAGCGGCTGCACCGGCTCACCCGCTCCGACTCCACGACGCGCAACCAGCGCAAGGCCGCCCGCCTGTCCGCGGCGTACGACGACCTGGAGACGCGGATCGCGCGCCTGCGCGAGCAGGAGGAGATCGCGGCCATCCGGCCCGACCTCGACGGGACGCAGATCATGGCCGCGCTCGGCATCGCACCCGGCCGCGAGGTGGGGGAGGCGTACCGCTACCTGCTGGAGCTGCGCATGGAGCGGGGCCCCCTCGGTGAGGACGCGGCGCGCGAGGAGCTGCTGCGCTGGTGGGCGTCCCGCGGGGCCTGA
- a CDS encoding NUDIX hydrolase, which produces MSAAAHPPVPGRVPAPPGGHRLRIDPARLAPRPHAVPVPVVDETSAGGLVVIRRHGEYEAAVIARRNRAGRLEWCLPKGHLEGDETPEQAAVREIAEETGITGRVLRRLGVIDYWFSGDDRRVHKVVHHFLLGAVHGDLTVENDPDGEAEQVEWVRVVDLSARLAYPNERRLAGTALVVLSADA; this is translated from the coding sequence ATGTCCGCCGCCGCCCACCCGCCCGTCCCCGGGCGTGTGCCGGCGCCGCCCGGCGGCCACCGGCTGCGGATCGACCCGGCCCGGCTGGCGCCGCGGCCGCACGCCGTGCCCGTCCCCGTGGTCGACGAGACGTCCGCGGGCGGGCTGGTCGTCATCCGGCGGCACGGCGAGTACGAGGCCGCGGTGATCGCGCGCCGCAACCGCGCCGGACGCCTCGAGTGGTGCCTGCCCAAGGGCCACCTCGAGGGTGACGAGACGCCCGAGCAGGCCGCCGTCCGGGAGATCGCCGAGGAGACCGGCATCACCGGCCGGGTCCTGCGCCGCCTCGGCGTCATCGACTACTGGTTCTCCGGCGACGACCGCCGGGTGCACAAGGTCGTGCACCACTTCCTGCTCGGTGCCGTGCACGGGGACCTCACGGTCGAGAACGACCCCGACGGCGAGGCCGAGCAGGTCGAGTGGGTGCGGGTCGTCGACCTCTCCGCGCGCCTCGCGTACCCGAACGAGCGCCGCCTCGCCGGCACCGCGCTCGTGGTCCTCTCCGCGGACGCATGA